In a genomic window of Candidatus Avedoeria danica:
- a CDS encoding Uma2 family endonuclease: protein MPRPASDDELPPLCNGDRLTQPEFHRRYLATPETFHAELIEGIVFVMASPISLSKHGGPQGFLITWLGLYAGHTPGLEVTGPVTLVVDNENEVEPDAMLRLDEARGGSSRPTDDDYLSGIPELVFEVSASSAAYDLNAKKRVYARIGVPEYIVATAHERGLHWFVLTDGAYVEQAPDDDGVYRSPLWPGLWLPADAMWARDAAASFAAVRADVATEGHAALVARLGQGA, encoded by the coding sequence GTGCCTCGGCCTGCGTCCGACGACGAACTGCCGCCGCTCTGCAACGGCGATCGTCTGACGCAGCCCGAGTTCCACCGCCGCTACCTGGCCACGCCGGAGACGTTCCACGCCGAGCTCATCGAGGGGATCGTGTTTGTCATGGCTTCGCCGATCAGCTTGTCCAAGCACGGGGGGCCACAGGGCTTCCTCATCACCTGGCTCGGCCTCTATGCCGGGCACACGCCTGGCCTGGAAGTCACCGGCCCGGTCACGCTCGTCGTCGACAACGAGAACGAGGTCGAGCCGGACGCGATGCTGCGGCTTGATGAGGCGCGCGGTGGGTCGAGTCGACCCACCGATGACGATTATCTGTCCGGCATCCCCGAACTGGTCTTCGAGGTATCCGCCTCCAGCGCCGCCTACGACCTGAACGCGAAGAAACGTGTGTACGCCCGCATCGGCGTCCCCGAGTACATCGTCGCCACCGCGCACGAGCGCGGCTTGCACTGGTTCGTGCTGACCGACGGCGCCTACGTCGAACAGGCGCCGGACGATGACGGGGTCTATCGCAGCCCGCTGTGGCCGGGACTGTGGTTGCCGGCGGACGCCATGTGGGCCCGCGACGCCGCGGCCTCGTTCGCAGCGGTACGGGCGGACGTGGCGACGGAGGGGCATGCGGCGCTTGTGGCGCGACTCGGTCAGGGCGCGTAG
- a CDS encoding NAD(P)/FAD-dependent oxidoreductase, translated as MVGDGDAQSVVDALIVGGGPAGLSAAIYLARALRSVVVCDAMRPGRSDWAQTNFNYFGFPDGISIVELTARGRRQAERFGARILDHEVTALARDGNGFVATVDGAPLRCRAVVLATGVADKWVPFPGHEAYIGRSMHWCVVCDGHEMAGQRVLVVGRTAEAAELAVQMRRYAASVALLVEAGAEPMPQPALDALHRSGVPILLGTIASARARATGYFAAVTLADGTEIEVDHVFSLRGAVPNTKLAASLGVKLTAEGYIQVDTEAHTSVRGVFAAGDVTRLFSHQVITAAHEGAAAAMALDYLLFQADGGG; from the coding sequence ATGGTGGGCGACGGGGATGCACAGTCGGTCGTGGATGCGCTCATCGTCGGCGGCGGGCCGGCCGGACTGTCCGCGGCGATCTACCTGGCGCGCGCGCTCCGATCGGTCGTCGTGTGCGACGCGATGCGGCCGGGGCGATCCGACTGGGCGCAGACGAACTTCAACTACTTCGGCTTTCCGGACGGGATCTCGATCGTCGAGTTGACCGCCCGCGGTCGTCGGCAGGCCGAGCGGTTCGGCGCCCGCATCCTGGATCACGAGGTCACGGCCCTCGCGCGCGACGGCAATGGCTTCGTCGCGACGGTCGACGGCGCACCGCTGCGCTGTCGCGCCGTCGTGCTGGCGACCGGGGTGGCGGACAAGTGGGTGCCGTTCCCGGGCCACGAAGCGTACATCGGCCGATCGATGCACTGGTGCGTCGTCTGCGACGGGCACGAGATGGCCGGGCAGCGTGTCCTGGTCGTCGGGCGAACGGCCGAGGCGGCCGAGTTGGCCGTCCAGATGCGGCGCTACGCCGCCTCGGTGGCGCTCCTCGTCGAAGCCGGGGCCGAGCCCATGCCGCAGCCGGCCCTCGACGCCCTCCACCGCAGCGGCGTGCCGATCCTGCTCGGCACGATCGCATCCGCCCGCGCACGCGCCACGGGCTACTTCGCCGCGGTGACGCTGGCCGACGGGACCGAGATCGAAGTCGACCACGTCTTCAGCCTGCGCGGGGCCGTGCCGAACACGAAGCTGGCCGCGTCGCTCGGCGTAAAGCTCACCGCCGAGGGCTACATCCAGGTCGACACCGAGGCGCACACGAGCGTCCGCGGCGTGTTCGCCGCCGGCGACGTCACGCGGCTGTTCTCCCACCAGGTCATCACCGCCGCCCACGAGGGCGCGGCGGCGGCGATGGCGCTGGACTACCTGCTCTTCCAGGCGGACGGAGGCGGCTGA